The Geobacter sp. AOG2 genome includes a window with the following:
- the dnaJ gene encoding molecular chaperone DnaJ has protein sequence MANGEKRDYYEVLEIHRNASETEIKKAFRKMAIQYHPDKNPDDKAAEEKFKEVTEAYEVLSDAQKRAQYDQFGHAGVSGAGFGGGGFGGFGAGTPFGDIFSDIFGDIFGGGGGGRGRAQGRRGDDLLYNMEISFEEAAFGVEKKIEVPFAKRCGTCNGSGSKPGTEPKVCPTCRGAGQVRYQQGFFSVSKTCGQCNGEGKVVDNPCPDCRGKGSVKDTKTLSVKVPGGVETGSRLKMTGEGGQGKGGPNGDLYVAISVTEHAIFQREDNNVICEIPISFIQASLGCELEVPTLDGKVAMKIPDGTQSGKVYRLRGKGIPSLQGYGRGDQLVIIRVETPTNLNKKQKELLEEFAKISGEEVHPLKKGFLDKVMDILS, from the coding sequence TTGGCAAACGGCGAAAAACGCGATTACTACGAGGTACTGGAGATCCACCGCAACGCCTCCGAGACCGAGATCAAGAAGGCCTTCCGCAAGATGGCCATCCAGTATCATCCCGACAAGAACCCGGATGACAAGGCGGCCGAGGAGAAGTTCAAAGAGGTGACCGAGGCCTACGAAGTGCTTTCCGACGCGCAGAAGCGGGCCCAGTACGATCAGTTCGGCCATGCCGGCGTCTCGGGGGCCGGTTTCGGCGGGGGCGGTTTCGGTGGATTCGGGGCCGGGACTCCCTTCGGCGACATCTTCAGCGACATCTTCGGCGATATCTTCGGCGGCGGTGGGGGTGGACGCGGACGTGCCCAGGGCCGGCGCGGAGACGACCTGCTCTACAACATGGAGATCAGCTTCGAAGAAGCCGCCTTCGGCGTCGAGAAGAAGATCGAGGTGCCTTTTGCCAAACGATGCGGGACCTGCAACGGTTCCGGCTCGAAGCCGGGTACCGAGCCGAAGGTTTGTCCCACCTGCCGCGGGGCGGGGCAGGTCCGGTATCAGCAGGGTTTTTTCAGTGTCAGCAAGACCTGCGGCCAGTGCAACGGTGAGGGCAAGGTGGTGGACAACCCCTGCCCGGACTGCCGCGGCAAGGGAAGCGTCAAGGATACCAAGACCCTTTCGGTCAAGGTGCCCGGCGGCGTGGAAACCGGGTCGCGCCTCAAAATGACCGGTGAAGGGGGACAGGGCAAAGGGGGTCCCAACGGTGACCTCTATGTGGCCATCAGCGTCACGGAACACGCCATCTTCCAACGTGAAGACAACAACGTCATCTGCGAGATCCCCATCAGCTTCATCCAGGCCTCCCTGGGATGCGAGCTGGAAGTGCCGACCCTGGACGGCAAGGTGGCCATGAAGATCCCGGACGGTACCCAGTCGGGCAAGGTCTATCGCCTGCGGGGCAAGGGCATCCCTTCGCTGCAGGGCTATGGCCGGGGCGACCAGTTGGTGATCATCAGGGTGGAAACCCCCACCAATCTCAACAAAAAACAGAAGGAACTGTTGGAGGAGTTCGCCAAGATCAGCGGCGAGGAAGTTCACCCCTTGAAAAAAGGGTTCCTGGACAAGGTGATGGATATCCTGAGCTGA